One region of Oncorhynchus mykiss isolate Arlee chromosome 8, USDA_OmykA_1.1, whole genome shotgun sequence genomic DNA includes:
- the LOC110530148 gene encoding segment polarity protein dishevelled homolog DVL-3 isoform X2 — protein sequence MGETKVIYHLDDQETPYLVKLAVPADRVTLADFKNVLKKPNYKFFFKSMDDDFGVVKEEISDDNAKLPCFNGRVVSWLVSGDGAHSDGGSVVESLSELPPPPLERTGGIGESRPPSYHGKATGGRDSLDNETETGSMVSQRRARERPRRKHTREHGGRNGYSRVGRGAELGQYDSCSSFMSSELESTSCFDSEDDDATSRFSSSTEQSSSRLMRRHRRRRRKPKTSNMERSSSFSSVTDSTMSLNIITVTLNMEKYNFLGISIVGQSNERGDGGIYIGSIMKGGAVAADGRIEPGDMLLQVNDINFENMNNDDAVRVLRDIVHKPGPITLTVAKCWDPNPRSCFALPRSEPIRPIDPAAWVSHTAAMTGVYPAYGMSPSMSTVTSTSSSIGSSVPETERFDDFHLSIHSDMSTVAKAMASPESGLEVRDRMWLKITIANAFIGSDVVDWLFHHMEGFSDRREARKYASNLLKAGYIRHTVNKITFSEQCYYTFGDLCGNMTHLSLHDHDGSSGGASDQDTLPPLPHPGAAPWPMSLPYQFSIAQPYNPQPQHDLPQGFPGVGAGSAGSQHSEGSSGSNCSKTEGRGGAGGSNKSGGSGSESEIRSHRVPSERSAAPSERSIRSSYSHRSAHSSHSLAYSPGLVYGPPGLPPNPPHLATAAPGAPPGRQLANAPPELTGSRQSLRMAVGNRGEFFVDVM from the exons GGTAGTGAAAGAAGAGATATCTGATGACAATGCCAAACTACCTTGTTTTAATGGCCGTGTGGTATCTTGG CTGGTGTCGGGGGACGGTGCTCACTCAGATGGTGGCTCTGTGGTCGAGAGTTTGTCCGAGTTGCCGCCACCCCCCCTGGAGAGGACTGGGGGCATCGGGGAGTCCAGACCCCCCTCTTATCA CGGGAAGGCCACAGGTGGACGAGACTCGTTGGACAACGAGACGGAGACGGGCTCGATGGTGTCCCAGAGAAGAGCGAGGGAGCGACCGCGCCGGAAACACACTCGCGAGCATG GTGGGAGGAATGGCTACTCGAGGGTGGGCCGAGGGGCGGAGCTGGGCCAATACGACAGCTGCTCGTCCTTCATGAGCAGCGAGCTGGAGTCCACCAGCTGCTTCGACTCTGAGGATGACGACGCCACCAGCCG GTTCAGCAGTTCCACGGAACAGAGCTCCTCTCGCCTTATGAGGCGACACCGCCGGCGCCGCCGGAAACCCAAGACATCCAACATGGAAAGG TCGTCATCATTCAGCAGCGTCACAGACTCCACCATGTCACTAAACATCATCACTGTCACTCTGAACATGG AGAAGTATAACTTCCTGGGCATCAGCATCGTGGGGCAGAGCAACGAGAGGGGCGACGGGGGCATCTACATCGGCTCCATCATGAAGGGAGGGGCGGTGGCTGCAGACGGCCGCATTGAGCCTGGAGACATGCTACTGCAG GTGAACGACATCAACTTTGAGAACATGAACAACGACGACGCGGTTCGAGTGCTGAGAGACATCGTACACAAGCCAGG CCCCATCACTCTGACTGTGGCTAAGTGCTGGGACCCTAACCCTCGGAGCTGCTTTGCTCTGCCAAGAA GTGAGCCAATCCGGCCCATTGACCCTGCTGCCTGGGTGTCCCACACTGCGGCGATGACGGGGGTGTACCCTGCTTATGGCATGAGCCCATCGATGAGCACGGTCACCTCCACCAGCTCCTCCATCGGCAGCTCCGTCCCCGAGACCGAAC GCTTCGACGATTTCCACCTGTCCATCCACAGTGACATGTCAACTGTCGCCAAGGCCATGGCTTCCCCGGAGTCGGGCCTGGAGGTGCGAGACAGGATGTGGCTGAAGATCACCATCGCCAACGCCTTCATAG GCTCAGATGTGGTGGACTGGCTCTTTCATCACATGGAGGGATTCTCGGACCGACGGGAGGCAAGGAAGTACGCCAGTAACCTGCTCAAGGCCGGCTACATCCGCCACACCGTCAACAAGATCACCTTCTCTGAGCAATGCTACTACACCTTCGGAGACCTCTGTGGCA acatgaCCCACCTCTCTCTGCACGACCATGATGGCTCCAGCGGCGGGGCGTCGGACCAGGACACCCTGCCCCCTCTGCCCCACCCTGGGGCTGCCCCCTGGCCCATGTCCCTGCCCTACCAGTTTTCCATCGCCCAGCCCTACAACCCCCAGCCCCAACACGACCTGCCACAGGGCTTCCCAGGAGTAGGGGCGGGCAGTGCTGGCAGCCAACACAGCGAAG GGAGCAGCGGCTCCAACTGCAGTAAGACCGAGGGCCGAGGCGGTGCCGGGGGCTCCAACAAGTCGGGTGGGAGTGGCAGCGAATCAGAGATCAGGAGCCATCGGGTCCCCAGCGAGCGCTCTGCGGCCCCTAGCGAGCGCAGCATCCGCAGTTCCTACAGCCATCGAAGCGCACACTCGTCCCACTCACTGGCCTACAGCCCTGGCTTGGTCTACGGCCCCCCAGGCCTGCCTCCTAACCCCCCCCACCTGGCCACAGCTGCTCCAGGAGCCCCACCAGGCCGACAGCTGGCCAACGCTCCCCCAGAGCTCACCGGCTCCCGCCAGTCCCTGCGCATGGCCGTAGGCAACCGCGGCGAGTTCTTTGTCGACGTCATGTGA
- the LOC110530148 gene encoding segment polarity protein dishevelled homolog DVL-3 isoform X1 → MGETKVIYHLDDQETPYLVKLAVPADRVTLADFKNVLKKPNYKFFFKSMDDDFGVVKEEISDDNAKLPCFNGRVVSWLVSGDGAHSDGGSVVESLSELPPPPLERTGGIGESRPPSYQSVLSSGKATGGRDSLDNETETGSMVSQRRARERPRRKHTREHGGRNGYSRVGRGAELGQYDSCSSFMSSELESTSCFDSEDDDATSRFSSSTEQSSSRLMRRHRRRRRKPKTSNMERSSSFSSVTDSTMSLNIITVTLNMEKYNFLGISIVGQSNERGDGGIYIGSIMKGGAVAADGRIEPGDMLLQVNDINFENMNNDDAVRVLRDIVHKPGPITLTVAKCWDPNPRSCFALPRSEPIRPIDPAAWVSHTAAMTGVYPAYGMSPSMSTVTSTSSSIGSSVPETERFDDFHLSIHSDMSTVAKAMASPESGLEVRDRMWLKITIANAFIGSDVVDWLFHHMEGFSDRREARKYASNLLKAGYIRHTVNKITFSEQCYYTFGDLCGNMTHLSLHDHDGSSGGASDQDTLPPLPHPGAAPWPMSLPYQFSIAQPYNPQPQHDLPQGFPGVGAGSAGSQHSEGSSGSNCSKTEGRGGAGGSNKSGGSGSESEIRSHRVPSERSAAPSERSIRSSYSHRSAHSSHSLAYSPGLVYGPPGLPPNPPHLATAAPGAPPGRQLANAPPELTGSRQSLRMAVGNRGEFFVDVM, encoded by the exons GGTAGTGAAAGAAGAGATATCTGATGACAATGCCAAACTACCTTGTTTTAATGGCCGTGTGGTATCTTGG CTGGTGTCGGGGGACGGTGCTCACTCAGATGGTGGCTCTGTGGTCGAGAGTTTGTCCGAGTTGCCGCCACCCCCCCTGGAGAGGACTGGGGGCATCGGGGAGTCCAGACCCCCCTCTTATCAGTCAGTTCTCTCTag CGGGAAGGCCACAGGTGGACGAGACTCGTTGGACAACGAGACGGAGACGGGCTCGATGGTGTCCCAGAGAAGAGCGAGGGAGCGACCGCGCCGGAAACACACTCGCGAGCATG GTGGGAGGAATGGCTACTCGAGGGTGGGCCGAGGGGCGGAGCTGGGCCAATACGACAGCTGCTCGTCCTTCATGAGCAGCGAGCTGGAGTCCACCAGCTGCTTCGACTCTGAGGATGACGACGCCACCAGCCG GTTCAGCAGTTCCACGGAACAGAGCTCCTCTCGCCTTATGAGGCGACACCGCCGGCGCCGCCGGAAACCCAAGACATCCAACATGGAAAGG TCGTCATCATTCAGCAGCGTCACAGACTCCACCATGTCACTAAACATCATCACTGTCACTCTGAACATGG AGAAGTATAACTTCCTGGGCATCAGCATCGTGGGGCAGAGCAACGAGAGGGGCGACGGGGGCATCTACATCGGCTCCATCATGAAGGGAGGGGCGGTGGCTGCAGACGGCCGCATTGAGCCTGGAGACATGCTACTGCAG GTGAACGACATCAACTTTGAGAACATGAACAACGACGACGCGGTTCGAGTGCTGAGAGACATCGTACACAAGCCAGG CCCCATCACTCTGACTGTGGCTAAGTGCTGGGACCCTAACCCTCGGAGCTGCTTTGCTCTGCCAAGAA GTGAGCCAATCCGGCCCATTGACCCTGCTGCCTGGGTGTCCCACACTGCGGCGATGACGGGGGTGTACCCTGCTTATGGCATGAGCCCATCGATGAGCACGGTCACCTCCACCAGCTCCTCCATCGGCAGCTCCGTCCCCGAGACCGAAC GCTTCGACGATTTCCACCTGTCCATCCACAGTGACATGTCAACTGTCGCCAAGGCCATGGCTTCCCCGGAGTCGGGCCTGGAGGTGCGAGACAGGATGTGGCTGAAGATCACCATCGCCAACGCCTTCATAG GCTCAGATGTGGTGGACTGGCTCTTTCATCACATGGAGGGATTCTCGGACCGACGGGAGGCAAGGAAGTACGCCAGTAACCTGCTCAAGGCCGGCTACATCCGCCACACCGTCAACAAGATCACCTTCTCTGAGCAATGCTACTACACCTTCGGAGACCTCTGTGGCA acatgaCCCACCTCTCTCTGCACGACCATGATGGCTCCAGCGGCGGGGCGTCGGACCAGGACACCCTGCCCCCTCTGCCCCACCCTGGGGCTGCCCCCTGGCCCATGTCCCTGCCCTACCAGTTTTCCATCGCCCAGCCCTACAACCCCCAGCCCCAACACGACCTGCCACAGGGCTTCCCAGGAGTAGGGGCGGGCAGTGCTGGCAGCCAACACAGCGAAG GGAGCAGCGGCTCCAACTGCAGTAAGACCGAGGGCCGAGGCGGTGCCGGGGGCTCCAACAAGTCGGGTGGGAGTGGCAGCGAATCAGAGATCAGGAGCCATCGGGTCCCCAGCGAGCGCTCTGCGGCCCCTAGCGAGCGCAGCATCCGCAGTTCCTACAGCCATCGAAGCGCACACTCGTCCCACTCACTGGCCTACAGCCCTGGCTTGGTCTACGGCCCCCCAGGCCTGCCTCCTAACCCCCCCCACCTGGCCACAGCTGCTCCAGGAGCCCCACCAGGCCGACAGCTGGCCAACGCTCCCCCAGAGCTCACCGGCTCCCGCCAGTCCCTGCGCATGGCCGTAGGCAACCGCGGCGAGTTCTTTGTCGACGTCATGTGA